The Microbacterium limosum genome contains a region encoding:
- a CDS encoding aminomethyl transferase family protein yields MNTPAPETAAAAIARAGGPVAHLRHAQVRPTVFPVTPEFSNWRSEQRAWRDSVALLDQSHHMTDLFISGPDALSLLRDVGVNSFADFPVDAAKQFIAVNHEGYLIGDAILFHLEEDVYDLVGWHMVIDWVQYHGERGEYNVTFERDGNSLVREGDPTLYRYEIQGPHALALMEKVTGAAVPKTRFFGMATFEIAGVTVRSLRHGMAGQPGFELFGPWAEGERVRSALIEAGEEFGLVLVGSRAYSSANLESAWVPSPLPAIFTGRGSAEYLEWLPAARTGSLAGSLDAADIEDYYLTPYDLGYGRSVAFDHDFIGREALEAHAAAPQRVKVTLVWHPEDVAAAQRSLYEEGTPAKFIDFPKARYGQHQMDRVLLDGTDVGISHDAGYIVGEQAFVSLASIAAEHATPGTEVVVLWGEEPNTTKPSVEPHRQVAIRATVEPAPYSRFARENYRAG; encoded by the coding sequence TGCGCCACGCGCAGGTGCGCCCCACCGTCTTCCCCGTGACGCCCGAGTTCAGTAACTGGCGCAGCGAGCAGCGCGCCTGGCGCGACTCGGTCGCGCTGCTGGACCAGTCCCACCACATGACCGACCTGTTCATCTCGGGGCCCGACGCCCTGTCGCTGCTGCGCGACGTCGGGGTGAACAGCTTCGCCGACTTCCCCGTCGACGCCGCGAAGCAGTTCATCGCCGTCAACCACGAGGGATACCTGATCGGAGACGCCATCCTCTTCCACCTCGAGGAGGACGTCTACGACCTGGTCGGATGGCACATGGTGATCGACTGGGTGCAGTACCACGGCGAGCGCGGCGAGTACAACGTCACCTTCGAGCGCGACGGCAACTCCCTCGTCCGCGAGGGCGATCCCACGCTCTACCGCTACGAGATCCAGGGGCCGCACGCCCTCGCCCTCATGGAGAAGGTGACGGGAGCCGCCGTCCCGAAGACGAGGTTCTTCGGGATGGCCACGTTCGAGATCGCCGGAGTGACGGTGCGCTCGCTCCGCCACGGCATGGCCGGGCAGCCCGGATTCGAGCTCTTCGGCCCGTGGGCGGAGGGCGAGCGGGTGCGCAGCGCCCTGATCGAGGCGGGCGAGGAGTTCGGTCTCGTGCTCGTCGGCTCGCGCGCGTACTCGTCCGCCAATCTCGAATCGGCGTGGGTCCCCTCTCCGCTCCCCGCCATCTTCACGGGACGGGGATCGGCGGAGTACCTGGAGTGGCTTCCCGCGGCCCGTACGGGCTCGCTGGCCGGGAGTCTGGACGCCGCCGACATCGAGGACTACTACCTCACACCGTACGACCTGGGCTATGGCCGCAGCGTCGCCTTCGACCACGACTTCATCGGACGGGAGGCGCTCGAGGCCCACGCGGCGGCACCCCAGCGCGTGAAGGTGACGCTGGTATGGCACCCCGAGGACGTCGCCGCGGCGCAGCGCAGCCTGTACGAGGAGGGGACTCCCGCGAAGTTCATCGACTTCCCGAAGGCGCGGTACGGGCAGCACCAGATGGATCGCGTGCTCCTGGACGGCACGGACGTCGGCATCTCGCACGATGCCGGATACATCGTCGGCGAGCAGGCCTTCGTCTCGCTGGCGAGCATCGCGGCCGAGCACGCCACGCCCGGCACCGAGGTCGTCGTCCTATGGGGAGAGGAGCCGAACACCACCAAGCCCTCGGTGGAGCCCCACCGCCAGGTGGCGATCCGCGCCACGGTGGAGCCGGCCCCCTACTCGCGGTTCGCCCGAGAGAACTACCGCGCCGGCTGA
- a CDS encoding IclR family transcriptional regulator has translation MARGSAGESVLHKHLRILDAFDPWHPTLTLSEIADAAGLARSSAHRLVSELEREGLLERLPDRSYRLGVRLWEFASRTPGALGLREIARPWLGAVHERARQHAQLGIRSGSDVLFIERMSARDAVLNATLIGGRIPLHASSSGLVLLADAGEGVVDELIARGLRRYTDQTITSGSRLRAELRRVRARGYAELAGHIHEESRGVAVPVRGPDGSVYAAMGVVVPNDGSSPQPIVELLQRAAAGAARELARAYRPDADEGARGLRALMGASTRSLEYLERLARDPHDPGMRDARASEGMPR, from the coding sequence GTGGCAAGAGGGTCGGCGGGCGAGAGCGTGCTGCACAAGCACCTGCGCATCCTCGACGCCTTCGATCCCTGGCATCCGACGCTGACCCTCTCGGAGATCGCGGATGCCGCGGGCCTCGCCCGCTCCAGCGCCCACCGTCTCGTCTCCGAGCTCGAGAGGGAGGGGCTGCTCGAGAGGCTGCCCGACCGGTCGTATCGCCTGGGTGTGCGGTTATGGGAGTTCGCCAGCCGCACACCCGGCGCGCTGGGCCTCCGGGAGATCGCGCGTCCGTGGCTCGGGGCGGTGCACGAACGTGCGCGGCAGCACGCGCAGCTGGGGATCCGCAGCGGCAGCGACGTGCTCTTCATCGAGAGGATGTCGGCCCGGGATGCCGTGCTCAACGCCACGCTCATCGGGGGACGCATCCCGCTGCACGCCTCCTCCAGCGGGCTCGTGCTGCTCGCGGATGCCGGCGAGGGCGTCGTCGACGAGCTGATCGCGCGCGGCCTTCGCCGGTACACCGACCAGACGATCACGTCCGGATCGCGCCTGCGAGCCGAGCTGCGGCGCGTGCGCGCCAGGGGGTACGCCGAGCTGGCGGGTCACATCCACGAGGAGTCGCGCGGCGTCGCCGTGCCCGTGCGGGGCCCCGACGGCTCCGTGTACGCCGCGATGGGCGTCGTCGTGCCCAACGACGGATCCTCGCCGCAGCCGATCGTCGAGCTGCTGCAGCGCGCGGCGGCCGGTGCGGCGCGTGAGCTCGCGCGCGCCTATCGTCCCGACGCAGATGAGGGCGCACGAGGTCTTCGCGCCCTCATGGGCGCCTCCACCAGGTCGCTCGAGTATCTGGAGCGCCTCGCGCGCGATCCGCACGATCCGGGGATGCGCGATGCGCGAGCGTCGGAGGGGATGCCGCGGTGA
- a CDS encoding aminomethyl transferase family protein, with translation MMTSEESLAEAIARSGSAVELLRNQNWPAFTFPVAPEFTNWRDEQRAWNTTVALMDQSHHMTQLFLGGADLLPLLASISPNTFSTFRPGVAKQLICVNAEGYLIGDGILFYNEDAPEGLVLIGHHLLIDWVRFNVEKAQAAGKDVHHRLEANSHMRQGPPTFYRYELQGPEADKVMEKIFGGPAPEIKFFHIGDVTIAGRAVKALRHGMAGQPGFEFYGPWADADAVLAEILTAGEEFGIRRVGAKAYSATPLESGWVPTPFPAIFGDDFAEYREWLPAARAGSVAGSLYSDDIHDYYMTPYDLGLGRSVRFDHDFHGREALERHAADQRRRKVTLLWNAEDVAAVVRSQMEPGVPAKFLDFPKARYGLFQMDEVRYHDRPAGISTDAGYIAYDQLYMSLATVDNDVADGAEVEVVWGEDPISRKDSVDASHRQVRIRATVAPAPYHEWARTVYRADD, from the coding sequence ATGATGACATCTGAAGAATCCCTCGCCGAGGCGATCGCCCGCTCAGGGTCCGCTGTAGAGCTGCTGCGCAACCAGAATTGGCCGGCGTTCACGTTCCCCGTCGCGCCCGAGTTCACCAACTGGCGCGACGAGCAGCGGGCGTGGAACACCACCGTGGCGCTCATGGACCAGTCGCACCACATGACGCAGCTCTTCCTGGGCGGCGCCGACCTGCTGCCGCTGCTGGCGTCGATCTCGCCCAACACCTTCTCGACCTTCCGGCCGGGCGTCGCCAAGCAGCTCATCTGCGTCAATGCGGAGGGATACCTCATCGGCGACGGCATCCTCTTCTACAACGAGGACGCGCCCGAGGGACTCGTGCTCATCGGTCACCACCTGTTGATCGACTGGGTGCGCTTCAACGTCGAGAAGGCGCAGGCCGCGGGCAAGGACGTGCACCACCGCCTCGAGGCGAACTCCCACATGCGCCAGGGGCCGCCCACGTTCTACCGCTACGAGCTGCAGGGCCCCGAGGCGGACAAGGTGATGGAGAAGATCTTCGGGGGGCCCGCCCCCGAGATCAAGTTCTTCCACATCGGCGACGTCACGATCGCCGGTCGGGCCGTCAAGGCCCTCCGCCACGGCATGGCGGGCCAGCCGGGGTTCGAGTTCTACGGTCCCTGGGCCGATGCGGATGCCGTGCTCGCGGAGATCCTGACCGCGGGCGAGGAGTTCGGCATCCGGCGCGTCGGGGCCAAGGCATACTCCGCCACGCCGCTGGAGTCGGGGTGGGTGCCCACGCCGTTCCCCGCGATCTTCGGCGACGACTTCGCCGAGTACCGGGAGTGGCTGCCGGCCGCACGCGCCGGATCGGTCGCCGGTTCGCTGTACTCCGACGACATCCACGACTACTACATGACGCCCTACGACCTGGGGCTCGGTCGTTCCGTGCGCTTCGACCACGACTTCCACGGGCGCGAGGCCCTCGAGCGTCACGCGGCCGACCAGCGCCGCCGGAAGGTGACGCTGCTCTGGAACGCGGAGGACGTCGCGGCGGTCGTCCGGTCGCAGATGGAGCCCGGCGTGCCGGCGAAGTTCCTCGACTTCCCGAAGGCGCGCTACGGACTGTTCCAGATGGACGAGGTGCGCTACCACGACCGGCCGGCGGGCATCTCCACCGACGCGGGGTACATCGCCTACGACCAGCTCTACATGTCCCTCGCCACGGTCGACAACGACGTGGCGGACGGAGCCGAGGTCGAGGTCGTGTGGGGCGAGGACCCGATCTCGCGCAAGGACTCCGTCGACGCGTCGCACCGCCAGGTCCGGATCCGCGCGACGGTCGCACCGGCTCCGTACCACGAGTGGGCGCGCACCGTATATCGCGCCGACGACTGA
- a CDS encoding ABC transporter ATP-binding protein, with the protein MAARLTLHEVTLRFGGVKVLQDVGFTVEPGQIFGLVGPNGAGKTSLFNCISGHYHPNSGSITIDETEVLGNAPSRLARHGLARTFQHPALQLHATVLENVLLGAHTHLPGGPVSWSLRLPYTGRAEKDRREEARALLERNGLGWAADLPADELSHGLHKGIELCRALLMRPRLLLLDEPAAGLSHGEVEQFSDSIKRLREEEDITIVIVEHHMGLIAALTDRVVVLDHGRVLMEGTAAQAQSDPRVIEAYIGKEATDDAA; encoded by the coding sequence ATGGCCGCTCGGCTCACGCTGCATGAGGTGACCCTGCGCTTCGGCGGGGTCAAGGTGCTCCAGGATGTCGGCTTCACCGTCGAGCCCGGTCAGATCTTCGGCCTGGTGGGCCCGAACGGCGCGGGCAAGACCTCGCTCTTCAACTGCATCAGCGGCCACTACCACCCGAACTCCGGATCGATCACGATCGACGAGACCGAGGTGCTGGGCAACGCCCCCTCCCGCCTCGCCAGACACGGCCTGGCGCGCACTTTCCAGCATCCCGCCCTCCAGCTCCACGCCACCGTGCTCGAGAACGTGCTTCTCGGCGCCCACACACATCTGCCCGGCGGCCCCGTCAGCTGGTCCCTGCGGCTGCCCTACACGGGTCGGGCCGAAAAGGACCGCCGCGAGGAGGCCCGCGCCCTCCTGGAGCGCAACGGCCTCGGATGGGCCGCCGACCTCCCGGCCGACGAGCTCTCGCACGGGCTCCACAAGGGGATCGAGCTCTGTCGCGCCCTGCTGATGAGGCCCCGTCTGCTGCTGCTGGACGAGCCCGCCGCCGGGCTCTCCCACGGCGAGGTGGAGCAGTTCAGCGACTCGATCAAGCGTCTGCGCGAGGAGGAGGACATCACGATCGTGATCGTCGAGCACCACATGGGGCTCATCGCGGCGCTCACCGACCGCGTCGTCGTCCTCGACCACGGCCGCGTCCTCATGGAGGGCACGGCCGCCCAGGCGCAGTCGGACCCGCGGGTCATCGAGGCCTACATCGGCAAGGAGGCCACGGATGACGCTGCTTGA
- a CDS encoding ABC transporter ATP-binding protein: protein MTLLELENVTAYYGPVQVLEGVSLSVPDGGAVGILGANGAGKTTTLRAISGTVRAGGRIVFDGQDIRGMRPDKVAALGIAHVPEGRGTLGNLTVRENLRVGAYLRKDRKQIGPDIDYLLELFPQLRERISSAASALSGGEQQMLAVARAVMAKPRLLLLDEASLGLAPSTARNVYDAIRRLRQDSGLAMLVVEQNANLAFSLVDTATVLETGRNVLTGTSTELKGMDEIRRAYLGG, encoded by the coding sequence ATGACGCTGCTTGAGCTGGAGAACGTCACCGCCTACTACGGGCCGGTCCAGGTCCTCGAAGGCGTCTCGCTGAGCGTGCCGGACGGCGGCGCGGTCGGCATCCTCGGGGCCAACGGCGCGGGCAAGACCACGACGCTGCGTGCCATCAGCGGCACCGTCCGGGCGGGCGGGCGGATCGTGTTCGACGGCCAGGACATCCGCGGCATGCGACCCGACAAGGTCGCGGCGCTGGGGATCGCGCACGTCCCCGAGGGACGCGGCACGCTCGGAAACCTCACGGTGCGGGAGAACCTGCGCGTCGGCGCGTACCTCCGCAAGGACCGCAAGCAGATCGGCCCCGACATCGACTATCTGCTCGAACTGTTCCCCCAGCTGCGGGAACGGATCTCCTCTGCCGCGTCCGCGCTGTCGGGGGGCGAGCAGCAGATGCTCGCCGTCGCGCGCGCCGTCATGGCCAAGCCCCGCCTGCTCCTTCTCGACGAGGCCTCGCTGGGTCTCGCGCCGAGCACCGCCCGCAACGTCTACGACGCGATCCGCCGACTGCGTCAGGACTCCGGGCTTGCGATGCTCGTCGTCGAGCAGAACGCGAACCTGGCCTTCTCCCTCGTCGACACCGCGACGGTGCTCGAGACGGGCCGCAATGTCCTCACCGGAACCTCGACCGAGCTCAAGGGCATGGACGAGATCCGCCGCGCTTACCTGGGAGGCTGA
- a CDS encoding branched-chain amino acid ABC transporter permease: MGTFVQLVIDGLSAGSIYAALALAIVLVNQATGLINFAQGGMAVLSAYIAYAFLGWGLPLILAIVAAVVVSFAMGAVIERFLIRRFEGGDPDTAIVVTVGLLTLITGIAGWIWTYNNLQFPSLFPVASIDVLGAVVSVRSLGTTVVIIAIMVLLQLVFLRTKLGLALRAVADNPQSASFSGLPVGWLLMVGWGMAAALGAVAGALVAPQLTLTPGMMDTALVYALAAIILGGMSSPLGVVIAAWLIGVLENLAAVYVPAIGHDLKIAVPFILIFVVLIVRPQGLFGRKVVVRV; the protein is encoded by the coding sequence GTGGGTACCTTCGTGCAGCTGGTCATCGACGGGCTCTCCGCCGGATCGATCTACGCCGCGCTCGCCCTGGCCATCGTGCTGGTCAATCAGGCGACGGGCCTGATCAACTTCGCCCAAGGCGGCATGGCCGTGCTCTCGGCCTACATCGCCTACGCGTTCCTCGGCTGGGGGCTTCCGCTCATCCTCGCGATCGTCGCGGCCGTCGTCGTCTCGTTCGCGATGGGCGCGGTCATCGAACGCTTCCTCATCCGCCGCTTCGAGGGCGGCGACCCCGACACCGCGATCGTGGTGACGGTGGGCCTGCTGACCCTCATCACGGGCATCGCCGGCTGGATCTGGACGTACAACAACCTCCAGTTCCCGTCGCTCTTCCCCGTCGCGAGCATCGACGTCCTCGGCGCCGTCGTGAGCGTGCGTTCGCTCGGCACAACCGTGGTGATCATCGCGATCATGGTTCTGCTGCAGCTCGTGTTCCTGCGCACCAAGCTCGGGCTCGCGCTGCGAGCCGTCGCCGACAACCCGCAGTCGGCATCCTTCTCGGGCCTGCCGGTCGGCTGGCTCCTCATGGTCGGCTGGGGTATGGCCGCGGCGCTCGGCGCCGTCGCCGGAGCGCTCGTCGCACCTCAGCTCACCCTCACGCCCGGCATGATGGACACCGCTCTGGTCTACGCACTCGCCGCCATCATCCTCGGAGGCATGTCGAGCCCCCTCGGCGTGGTCATCGCTGCCTGGCTCATCGGTGTGCTCGAGAACCTCGCCGCCGTCTACGTGCCCGCAATCGGACACGACCTGAAGATCGCGGTGCCCTTCATCCTGATCTTCGTCGTGCTGATCGTCCGCCCCCAGGGCCTGTTCGGCCGGAAAGTCGTGGTGCGCGTCTGA
- a CDS encoding branched-chain amino acid ABC transporter permease, translating into MSTSLSLLRSPWVRGGLLVLVAALLLVAPLVLPVFWNQSLTRVGVFAVAVLGLNLIMGYTGVVSLGQIFFLGVGAYVAAYGVTNDWNIVLVFVLSVLIPGALGLLIALAAARLGGLAIAMVTIALPIVGVPLAKRLSEFTGGSQGISARFSGAPEWTGLDNDQWQFYIVLVIGGAAFVLARNLVRGKFGRALAIVRDNEAVASSMGISPYRYKVMAFTIASMFGGVSGFLYLAAVQYTSPETMAFHHSIELLAAMVIGGAGSIIGSLIGGAYYVFVPQITNAIAADLTAVIQGAILLIVLFVLPGGLVSLPRTIRRLLRRNSGSGSSGADHTPPPREPAPAGTSGQPGNTERHGNT; encoded by the coding sequence ATGTCCACCAGCCTCTCTCTCCTTCGTTCCCCGTGGGTCCGCGGCGGGCTGCTCGTGCTCGTCGCCGCCCTCCTGCTCGTGGCACCCCTCGTGCTGCCGGTGTTCTGGAACCAGTCGCTGACCCGCGTCGGCGTCTTCGCCGTCGCGGTCCTCGGCCTGAACCTCATCATGGGCTACACAGGAGTCGTCTCCCTGGGTCAGATCTTCTTCCTCGGGGTGGGAGCCTACGTCGCCGCCTACGGGGTCACGAACGACTGGAACATCGTCCTCGTGTTCGTGCTCTCGGTGCTGATCCCGGGTGCGCTGGGGCTTCTGATCGCCCTCGCCGCCGCGCGGCTCGGAGGCCTCGCCATCGCGATGGTGACGATCGCGCTGCCGATCGTCGGAGTGCCGCTCGCCAAACGGCTCTCGGAGTTCACCGGCGGTTCGCAGGGCATCTCGGCTCGGTTTTCGGGAGCCCCCGAGTGGACCGGACTCGACAACGACCAGTGGCAGTTCTACATCGTCCTCGTCATCGGGGGCGCAGCGTTCGTCCTCGCGCGCAACCTCGTGCGCGGCAAGTTCGGCCGGGCGCTCGCGATCGTGCGCGACAACGAGGCCGTGGCATCCTCGATGGGCATCTCCCCATACCGCTACAAGGTCATGGCGTTCACGATCGCATCGATGTTCGGGGGCGTCAGCGGGTTCCTCTACCTCGCCGCGGTGCAGTACACCTCCCCGGAGACGATGGCCTTCCACCACTCGATCGAGCTCCTCGCCGCCATGGTGATCGGTGGCGCCGGCAGCATCATCGGATCCCTCATCGGGGGTGCGTACTACGTCTTCGTGCCCCAGATCACCAACGCCATCGCCGCCGACCTCACCGCCGTCATCCAGGGCGCGATCCTGCTCATCGTGCTCTTCGTGCTCCCCGGCGGCCTGGTCAGCCTTCCCCGCACCATCCGGCGCCTGCTCCGCCGCAACAGCGGCTCGGGATCCTCGGGCGCCGATCACACCCCTCCCCCGCGCGAGCCCGCTCCGGCCGGCACGTCGGGACAACCCGGAAACACAGAGAGGCACGGCAACACATGA
- a CDS encoding ABC transporter substrate-binding protein: protein MNISRKHSRAVGIVAAASALALVVAGCSARDDGGDGDGDGAASSPGITDDSITLGITTPLSGATAGPGTCTVAGVTAYFGAVNAAGGVEFGDGVTRTVEIETYDDAYDPQQSLANFQQMVADDVFAVTAGLGTPTNRAFREAAIDEEVPQVLVMTGDPLFSDREESPWQLGFVPIYQNEGAAFGELLATSTEEHKVAILSQNDDYGEGYVEGFKEAIEGADNIEIVGELTYEATDTSVDAQLTELAGTGADVFFNAMSITPLVISSLQKTQELGWLPSWFLPSNTSSPTAILQPGNATAFPGVYSVSFSKAPASPAFAEDEDVQTFLSDLAEYADYPDMPAFPHCMWSYMVGATLEQAFQNMTEPTRENFLAALNDISDFQAPLMLDGTYVDTTVDGQPAVSTVIVQKYNGTGYSNAETFE from the coding sequence ATGAACATCTCCAGGAAGCACAGCCGAGCGGTCGGCATCGTGGCCGCCGCCAGCGCGCTCGCACTCGTCGTCGCGGGATGCAGCGCCCGCGACGACGGTGGCGACGGCGACGGCGACGGCGCCGCATCGAGCCCCGGCATCACCGACGACTCGATCACGCTCGGCATCACCACGCCGCTGAGCGGCGCGACGGCCGGCCCGGGCACCTGCACGGTCGCAGGCGTCACGGCGTACTTCGGCGCGGTGAACGCCGCCGGAGGCGTCGAGTTCGGCGACGGCGTCACCCGTACGGTCGAGATCGAGACCTACGACGACGCCTACGACCCGCAGCAGTCCCTCGCGAACTTCCAGCAGATGGTCGCCGACGACGTCTTCGCCGTCACGGCCGGGCTCGGAACCCCCACCAACCGGGCGTTCCGCGAGGCCGCGATCGACGAAGAGGTACCCCAGGTGCTCGTCATGACCGGCGACCCGCTCTTCAGCGACCGCGAGGAGAGCCCGTGGCAGCTCGGCTTCGTGCCGATCTATCAGAACGAGGGCGCCGCCTTCGGCGAGCTGCTGGCCACCTCGACCGAGGAGCACAAGGTCGCCATCCTCTCCCAGAACGACGACTACGGCGAGGGCTACGTCGAGGGCTTCAAGGAGGCCATCGAAGGTGCCGACAACATCGAGATCGTCGGGGAGCTCACCTATGAGGCCACCGACACCTCGGTGGACGCGCAGCTCACCGAGCTCGCCGGCACGGGTGCCGACGTCTTCTTCAACGCGATGTCGATCACCCCGCTCGTGATCTCGTCGCTGCAGAAGACGCAGGAGCTCGGCTGGCTGCCCAGCTGGTTCCTCCCCTCCAACACCTCGAGCCCCACCGCGATCCTGCAGCCGGGCAACGCCACGGCCTTCCCCGGCGTCTACTCGGTGTCGTTCTCCAAGGCGCCCGCCTCGCCGGCGTTCGCCGAGGACGAGGACGTGCAGACGTTCCTGTCCGACCTGGCCGAGTACGCCGACTACCCCGACATGCCCGCGTTCCCGCACTGCATGTGGAGCTACATGGTGGGGGCGACGCTCGAGCAGGCGTTCCAGAACATGACCGAGCCGACGCGGGAGAACTTCCTCGCGGCGCTCAACGACATCTCGGACTTCCAGGCGCCGCTGATGCTCGACGGCACGTACGTCGACACCACGGTCGACGGTCAGCCCGCCGTGTCCACGGTCATCGTGCAGAAGTACAACGGCACCGGCTACTCGAACGCCGAGACCTTCGAATGA
- a CDS encoding GntR family transcriptional regulator: MVSGPATMESEVHSRPDLTQQIRDAILGGEFAPHQRLIEADISERFEASRAGVRTALLNLAGEGLVERLPNRGARVRAISVAEAIEIVEVRVGLESLCARKAAERVTEDEAAELRLLGGQIESAVATGNLVEYARLNQDMDRRIREISGHDTATRLLERLRAQSARHQFRLAYHPGRAVQSAPEHVAIIDAVVARDPDRAEAATRQHLQGIVALLRQLD; encoded by the coding sequence GTGGTTTCCGGGCCCGCCACCATGGAGTCGGAGGTTCATTCACGCCCCGACCTGACGCAGCAGATCCGCGACGCCATCCTGGGCGGTGAGTTCGCCCCGCATCAGCGTCTTATCGAGGCCGACATCAGCGAGCGCTTCGAGGCGAGCCGCGCGGGCGTGCGCACCGCCCTGCTCAATCTCGCGGGGGAGGGGCTCGTCGAGCGGCTCCCGAACCGGGGCGCGAGGGTGCGCGCGATCAGCGTGGCCGAGGCGATCGAGATCGTCGAGGTGCGCGTGGGTCTGGAGTCGTTGTGCGCGCGGAAGGCCGCGGAGCGGGTGACCGAGGACGAGGCCGCCGAGCTGCGGCTCCTCGGTGGTCAGATCGAGTCGGCTGTCGCGACGGGGAATCTCGTCGAGTACGCACGCCTGAATCAGGATATGGACCGGCGCATCCGTGAGATCAGCGGACACGACACCGCCACCCGGCTCCTCGAGCGGCTGCGCGCGCAGTCCGCGCGCCACCAGTTCCGCCTCGCCTACCACCCCGGACGCGCCGTGCAGTCGGCGCCCGAGCACGTCGCCATCATCGACGCCGTGGTCGCGCGGGATCCGGATCGCGCCGAGGCCGCGACCCGCCAGCACCTGCAGGGGATCGTCGCCCTGCTGCGTCAGCTCGACTGA
- a CDS encoding aldehyde dehydrogenase family protein, producing the protein MSVVETSAGVRTGLFIGGVERHTGEVLSVVDPARPGVVVGEAASASAGDVADAVAAANAAFPAWSGLSAAERAGLMADAIAGIGDDRDADAEILSLENGKVRLEAWVDALVFEIRWNLALMLADEVEASKTLPVVPGHIPVSTEVSYQPLGAVTIIVPFNWPIAILGAALPHALLAGNTAIVKPPPSAPLATTRLVQRVAEKLPAGVLNIVTGKDENMSGLIQNTDIAKVCFTGSVGGGKRIAEMAARSLTRVTLELGGNDAAVFLEDAILDDTHLDRLYAAIYDSTGQICMNAKRVFVHRSRLDELVTGLENRLKNVVLGHGLDQATTMGPLHQGAQKAFVEEIIQEAKDAGADVREYGTLPTGDLAGGNFLRPAIVIDPDPGLRVVTQEQFGPVIPIIPFDTEDEAIRLANDTWGGLCGSVWTADPDTAHRVGSQLICGYVWINDHGATRLDLRAPFGGMKQSGYGREQGIEGIRAFQDTRSIATIDPQALANMAH; encoded by the coding sequence ATGTCTGTAGTCGAGACGTCCGCGGGTGTGCGGACGGGGTTGTTCATCGGGGGCGTGGAGCGTCATACCGGTGAGGTGTTGAGTGTGGTGGATCCGGCGAGGCCGGGTGTGGTGGTCGGTGAGGCCGCGTCGGCGTCGGCGGGGGATGTCGCGGACGCGGTCGCGGCGGCGAACGCGGCGTTCCCGGCGTGGTCGGGGTTGTCGGCGGCGGAGCGGGCCGGGTTGATGGCCGACGCGATCGCGGGGATCGGGGATGATCGGGACGCGGACGCGGAGATCTTGTCGTTGGAGAACGGGAAGGTGCGGTTGGAGGCGTGGGTGGACGCGCTGGTGTTCGAGATCCGGTGGAACCTCGCGTTGATGCTCGCCGACGAGGTCGAGGCGTCCAAGACGCTGCCGGTGGTCCCCGGACACATCCCCGTCTCCACCGAGGTGTCCTACCAGCCGTTGGGTGCGGTGACGATCATCGTGCCGTTCAACTGGCCCATCGCGATCCTGGGAGCGGCGCTGCCCCACGCGCTGCTGGCGGGGAACACCGCGATCGTCAAGCCGCCGCCCTCGGCGCCGCTGGCGACCACCCGGCTGGTGCAGCGGGTGGCGGAGAAACTACCCGCCGGGGTGCTGAACATCGTCACCGGCAAGGACGAGAACATGTCCGGCCTGATCCAGAACACCGACATCGCGAAGGTCTGCTTCACCGGGTCCGTCGGCGGCGGCAAGCGCATCGCCGAGATGGCCGCCCGCTCCCTCACCCGCGTCACCCTGGAACTGGGCGGCAACGACGCGGCGGTGTTCCTGGAAGACGCGATCCTCGATGACACCCACCTGGACCGCCTCTACGCCGCGATCTACGACAGCACCGGACAGATCTGCATGAACGCCAAACGCGTCTTCGTGCACCGCTCCCGCCTGGACGAACTCGTCACCGGCCTGGAAAACCGCCTGAAAAACGTCGTCCTCGGACACGGCCTGGACCAGGCCACCACCATGGGACCCCTCCACCAGGGCGCGCAGAAAGCATTCGTGGAAGAGATCATCCAAGAAGCCAAAGACGCCGGCGCCGACGTCCGCGAATACGGCACCCTCCCCACCGGAGACCTCGCCGGCGGCAACTTCCTCCGCCCCGCGATCGTCATCGACCCCGACCCGGGCCTGCGCGTGGTCACCCAGGAACAATTCGGACCCGTCATCCCCATCATCCCCTTCGACACCGAAGACGAAGCCATCCGCCTCGCCAACGACACCTGGGGCGGACTGTGCGGATCGGTCTGGACCGCCGACCCCGACACCGCCCACCGCGTCGGCTCCCAACTGATCTGCGGATACGTCTGGATCAACGACCACGGCGCCACCCGCCTCGACCTCCGCGCCCCCTTCGGCGGCATGAAGCAATCCGGCTACGGCCGCGAACAAGGAATCGAAGGCATCCGCGCCTTCCAAGACACCCGCTCCATCGCCACCATCGACCCCCAAGCCCTCGCAAACATGGCCCACTAA